The following coding sequences lie in one Lolium perenne isolate Kyuss_39 chromosome 2, Kyuss_2.0, whole genome shotgun sequence genomic window:
- the LOC127336156 gene encoding imidazoleglycerol-phosphate dehydratase 3, chloroplastic, whose amino-acid sequence MTTAPFFSPSLSRLYSARASPVPKSPARSKAAVAFPARPYGPSLRPRSLVMAAAGVSGNGSPAAYEDSTVSCRLGEVKRVTKETNVHVKINLDGTGVADCSTGIPFLDHMLDQLASHGLFDVYVKATGDTHIDDHHSNEDIALAIGTALLQALGDRKGINRFGHFTAPLDEAAVEVILDLSGRPHLSCGLSIPTARVGIYDTQLVEHFFQSLVNTSGMTLHIRQLAGNNSHHIIEATFKAFARALRQATEYDLRRHGTIPSSKGVLSRS is encoded by the exons ATGACCACCGCGCCGTTCTTTTCCCCATCTCTCTCCCGCCTATACTCCGCGCGGGCCTCTCCAGTCCCCAAATCCCCCGCGAGGTCAAAGGCCGCGGTCGCCTTCCCCGCACGGCCGTACGGGCCATCGCTTCGCCCCAGGTCGCTTGTCATGGCTGCCGCTGGCGTCAGCGGGAACGGCTCCCCGGCGGCGTATGAAGACTCCACAG TGTCTTGTAGGCTGGGAGAGGTCAAGAGGGTAACCAAGGAGACAAATGTGCATGTCAAGATCAACCTGGATGGCACTGGTGTTGCCGATTGCAGCACAGGGATACCGTtcttggatcacatgcttgat CAACTGGCATCCCATGGACTCTTTGACGTATATGTGAAGGCTACGGGTGACACACACATTGATGATCATCACTCAAATGAGGATATTGCTTTGGCAATCGGAACG GCCTTACTTCAAGCACTTGGAGATCGAAAGGGAATTAACCGGTTTGGGCACTTTACAGCGCCACTTGATGAGGCAGCAGTTGAGGTTATACTG GATCTATCTGGTCGACCACATTTGAGCTGTGGCTTGAGTATTCCTACTGCACGAGTTGGCATATATGACACACAG CTTGTTGAGCACTTTTTCCAGTCCCTTGTGAATACATCTGGGATGACGCTTCACATccgtcag CTTGCGGGGAATAACTCGCACCATATTATCGAGGCAACTTTCAAAGCATTTGCTAGGGCCCTTCGACAAGCAACAGAATACGACTTACGCCGACATGGCACTATTCCCAG CTCGAAAGGTGTTCTGTCAAGGTCGTAG
- the LOC127330673 gene encoding germin-like protein 4-1, producing MAASRALAALLAVAILVLISSSVPRVMAGDPSPLQDFCVADMMTPVFVNGFVCKNPKLVMANDFFRAGLNKPGMLNALGSAVTLVSVLQLPGLNTLGISLARIDFGPNGLNPPHTHPRATEILTVIKGQLLVGFVTSNQQDGRNLLFTKQLVEGDVFVFPQGLIHFQANNGPNPALAIAALSSQNPGTITIANAVFGSTPPISDLILAKAFMTEKDTVDWIQSQFAPAMSGNSSMGGGGNYTGGGGGGGGYYPGMRKKP from the exons ATGGCGGCTTCACGTGCCTTGGCTGCACTGCTTGCCGTGGCAATACTGGTGCTGATTTCATCTTCAGTTCCTCGCGTTATGGCGGGCGACCCCAGCCCTCTCCAGGACTTCTGTGTTGCTGATATGATGACCCCTG TGTTCGTGAACGGGTTCGTTTGCAAGAACCCAAAGCTGGTGATGGCGAACGACTTCTTCCGCGCCGGCCTCAATAAGCCAGGCATGCTGAACGCGCTGGGCTCCGCCGTCACGTTGGTGTCTGTGCTGCAGCTCCCCGGCCTCAACACGCTGGGCATCTCCCTGGCGCGCATCGACTTCGGCCCCAACGGGTTGAACCCGCCGCACACGCACCCGCGCGCCACCGAGATTCTGACCGTGATCAAGGGCCAGCTCCTCGTCGGCTTCGTCACCTCCAACCAGCAAGACGGCAGGAACCTGCTCTTCACCAAGCAGCTGGTGGAGGGCGACGTGTTCGTCTTCCCACAGGGGCTCATCCACTTCCAGGCCAACAACGGGCCCAACCCCGCACTCGCCATCGCCGCACTCAGCAGCCAGAACCCCGGTACCATCACCATCGCCAACGCTGTGTTTGGGTCCACGCCGCCCATCAGCGACCTCATCCTTGCCAAGGCGTTCATGACCGAGAAGGACACCGTGGACTGGATTCAGTCCCAGTTCGCGCCGGCCATGAGCGGTAATAGCAGCATGGGCGGCGGGGGCAACTAtaccggcggcggtggcggtggcggcggctactACCCTGGCATGCGCAAGAAGCCCTAA